Proteins encoded together in one Qingshengfaniella alkalisoli window:
- the rpmA gene encoding 50S ribosomal protein L27, which translates to MAHKKAGGSSRNGRDSAGRRLGIKKFGGENVIPGNIIARQRGTTWWPGEGVGMGKDHTIFATVPGNVQFRKGLKGRTFISVLPVAEAAE; encoded by the coding sequence ATGGCACACAAGAAAGCAGGCGGTTCATCCCGTAACGGTCGCGACTCTGCTGGTCGTCGCCTTGGTATCAAGAAGTTCGGTGGCGAGAACGTCATTCCGGGCAACATCATCGCACGTCAGCGCGGCACCACTTGGTGGCCGGGCGAAGGCGTTGGCATGGGCAAGGATCACACGATCTTCGCAACCGTGCCGGGCAACGTGCAGTTCCGCAAGGGACTCAAGGGCCGCACATTCATCTCGGTCCTCCCGGTAGCGGAGGCGGCCGAGTAA
- a CDS encoding GNAT family N-acetyltransferase — protein MKIETIVNQPTIEGERFTLRPLRRSDEGLLDMYTGDERVAKNTRSIPHPLPPGTSAAFVDRSQKEDRTEDVWVLDGSAHGLAELLGVVSLERMENDRSEIGYWVAPAFWNTGFASEAVRTLIGANPHNSKTIFAEVFQSNPVSARVLTNIGFEYIGDAEAYSVAQERTVPTWTYLKKIG, from the coding sequence GTGAAGATTGAAACGATTGTTAACCAGCCGACGATAGAAGGCGAACGCTTTACCCTGCGTCCACTGCGCCGGTCCGATGAGGGCCTTCTGGACATGTATACCGGAGACGAGCGTGTGGCCAAGAACACACGCAGCATTCCGCATCCATTGCCGCCGGGCACCTCTGCCGCGTTCGTTGATCGTTCGCAAAAGGAAGACCGTACCGAAGACGTCTGGGTTCTTGATGGCTCTGCGCATGGTCTCGCGGAACTACTCGGTGTCGTATCTCTGGAACGGATGGAAAACGACAGATCCGAAATCGGCTACTGGGTCGCGCCGGCCTTCTGGAACACAGGGTTCGCGTCGGAAGCAGTGCGCACGCTGATCGGGGCCAATCCGCACAATTCCAAGACGATCTTCGCCGAAGTCTTCCAAAGCAACCCGGTTTCCGCGCGTGTCCTGACGAATATCGGCTTTGAATATATCGGCGATGCCGAAGCCTATTCCGTCGCGCAGGAACGTACTGTGCCGACATGGACCTATCTCAAGAAGATCGGATGA
- the obgE gene encoding GTPase ObgE, producing MKFLDLAKVYIRSGGGGSGAVSFRREKFMEYGGPDGGNGGRGGDVIVEAVDGLNTLIDFRYQQHFFAKSGQPGMGKQRTGADGADIVLRVPVGTEVLDEDEETVLADMTEVGQRVHLAKGGNGGFGNLHFKSSTNQAPRRANPGQPGIERTIWLRLKLIADAGLLGLPNAGKSTFLSVTSNARPKIADYPFTTLHPNLGVVGVDNVEFVVADIPGLIEGAHEGKGIGDRFLGHVERCAVLLHLVDGTSEDVVQDYETIIGELEAYGGVLAEKPRLTVLNKVDALDDEERTERQVKLAKACGEPVMLMSGVSREGITEVLRALRDLIDEDRLRIKRDAEEEQPWQP from the coding sequence ATGAAATTTCTCGATCTCGCAAAAGTTTACATCCGCTCTGGTGGCGGAGGGTCGGGGGCCGTCAGCTTCCGCCGCGAAAAGTTCATGGAATATGGCGGGCCTGATGGCGGCAACGGCGGGCGTGGCGGTGACGTCATCGTCGAGGCCGTCGATGGGCTGAACACGCTGATCGACTTCCGCTATCAGCAGCATTTCTTCGCCAAGAGCGGACAGCCCGGTATGGGCAAGCAACGCACCGGCGCAGACGGCGCGGATATCGTTCTGCGCGTGCCTGTCGGGACCGAAGTTCTTGACGAGGATGAAGAAACCGTACTTGCCGATATGACCGAGGTGGGTCAGCGCGTCCATCTGGCGAAGGGTGGCAATGGCGGGTTCGGCAATCTGCATTTCAAGTCGTCCACCAACCAGGCCCCACGCCGCGCCAATCCGGGGCAACCGGGCATTGAGCGCACGATCTGGTTGCGGCTGAAACTGATCGCGGATGCCGGGCTTCTTGGCCTGCCCAATGCAGGTAAGTCCACCTTCCTGTCGGTGACATCCAATGCACGCCCCAAGATCGCGGATTACCCCTTCACGACGCTACACCCCAATCTGGGTGTCGTTGGGGTGGACAACGTCGAGTTTGTCGTAGCGGATATTCCCGGCCTGATCGAAGGCGCGCATGAGGGCAAAGGTATCGGCGACCGCTTTCTTGGTCATGTCGAACGCTGCGCGGTACTGCTCCATCTGGTCGATGGAACGTCGGAAGACGTCGTGCAGGACTACGAGACGATCATCGGCGAATTGGAAGCCTACGGTGGAGTGCTCGCCGAAAAACCACGTCTGACGGTGCTGAACAAGGTCGATGCGCTTGACGATGAGGAGCGTACCGAACGCCAGGTGAAATTGGCCAAAGCATGCGGTGAGCCCGTGATGCTGATGTCGGGCGTTAGCCGCGAGGGCATAACCGAGGTGCTTCGAGCGCTGCGTGATCTGATTGATGAAGACCGCTTGCGGATCAAGCGCGACGCTGAAGAGGAACAGCCTTGGCAGCCCTGA
- the proB gene encoding glutamate 5-kinase: MAALSEAKRLVVKIGSALLVDRQTGLRLDWLRGLAQDIADLRARGTDVVVVSSGSIALGRRVLGLPDGALPLEQSQAAAAVGQIRLARAYEEALGPHDLTTAQVLVTLEDSADRRRYLNSRATLGQLLSLGVVPIVNENDTVATDEIRFGDNDRLAAQVAATIGADQLVLLSDVDGFYSANPSLVSTAKRFEIIERLTPEIEAMAGEGVSGLSRGGMITKLMAAKIATGAGCAMVIAKGEQNRPLSALQNGANCTWFLPDTDPHAARKRWIAAMKPRGRVQVDAGAAKALARGKSLLPAGVTTISGDFDRGDPVDIIDMQGVALGKGLTRYTSAEARIIKGCHTGDIEKLLGYAGRAALIHRDDMVL; the protein is encoded by the coding sequence TTGGCAGCCCTGAGCGAGGCGAAGCGGCTGGTTGTCAAGATCGGCTCGGCCCTTCTGGTGGATCGCCAGACGGGCCTGCGTCTCGACTGGTTGCGTGGACTGGCGCAGGATATCGCGGATTTGCGCGCGCGTGGCACCGATGTCGTGGTCGTATCCTCCGGGTCCATCGCGCTTGGTCGTCGTGTTCTGGGCTTGCCAGATGGTGCTCTGCCTCTGGAGCAGTCACAGGCGGCGGCCGCAGTCGGGCAGATCCGGCTGGCGCGCGCCTATGAAGAGGCGCTCGGCCCGCACGATCTGACCACGGCACAAGTTCTCGTCACGCTCGAAGACAGCGCCGATCGCCGTCGATACCTCAACAGCCGTGCTACGCTGGGACAACTGCTTTCCCTCGGCGTCGTGCCCATCGTCAATGAAAATGACACGGTGGCCACGGACGAAATCCGTTTTGGCGATAATGACCGGCTGGCAGCGCAGGTCGCCGCGACCATCGGCGCGGATCAGCTTGTGCTTTTGAGCGATGTGGACGGGTTCTATTCGGCCAACCCGTCGCTCGTTTCGACAGCCAAACGGTTCGAGATCATCGAGCGACTGACGCCGGAAATCGAGGCAATGGCGGGAGAGGGCGTGTCGGGCCTGTCACGCGGTGGCATGATCACCAAGCTGATGGCCGCAAAGATCGCAACGGGTGCAGGCTGCGCCATGGTCATCGCGAAGGGTGAACAAAATCGTCCACTTAGCGCATTGCAGAACGGCGCAAACTGCACGTGGTTCTTGCCGGACACCGATCCGCACGCCGCCCGCAAACGCTGGATCGCGGCGATGAAACCACGCGGGCGGGTGCAGGTAGATGCAGGCGCGGCAAAGGCGCTGGCCCGTGGCAAATCGCTTCTTCCCGCAGGTGTCACAACGATTTCGGGCGACTTCGACCGTGGTGACCCGGTGGACATCATCGATATGCAAGGCGTGGCGCTCGGCAAGGGCCTGACCCGTTATACCAGTGCGGAGGCGCGGATTATCAAGGGCTGCCATACAGGTGACATAGAAAAGCTGCTCGGCTATGCAGGGCGTGCCGCGCTGATCCACAGGGACGATATGGTGCTATGA